DNA from Spirochaetaceae bacterium:
GGCATCTTCAAAACTTAAAATACCAAGCATATTGCCATGGTCGGTTAAAGCCACAGCAGGCATATTATAGCTTTTAGCCAACCCCGCAAGGCCCGCTACGGTGGCCGAACCATCTAAAAGCGAATAATCACTATGATTATGCAAATGCACAAAATTATTAGCCATATATGTTAGTTTAGCACTTTTTGTGGCTTATGGCAAGGCATATTGTTAGGCTCTCTTGCCATTAACTGCTAAGTTATGTTATAGTAACCGCACTATGGGTGTACGCGGCGAAATTTTTAGCATAACCACCTTTGCCGGTGATAAAACTTATTTTTTTAACATTAAAGAAAATAGATATAAAAATATTTATATGACTATCGCCGAAAGTGTGCGTAAAGCTAACGGCGGCTTCGAGCGTTTTCAGTTGGCCGTTTTTGAAGAAGATTTTGCCTTTTTTAGTGTTATGTTATGGAAGGCAGAAGAACTTATAGAGCAAAATATTACCAGCTGGGAAGATAAATTAACAGCCAAAAGCGGTAAGCGTTTTTATAGCTTTAAGCTGGAACCGGCTATAAGAAAGTGGCCGGCTTGTTTAACTATAACCGAACATAAAAATGACGAAGATGTTAAAAATAACAGAGTAATTAAGCTTTTTAAAGATAACGTTACCAACTTTAGTATTGGTTTTAATAAATGCCGGGCCTATAAAGAGGGCGGCCATGCCAACCTTAATAAACCTTATAATCCAAATAAAAGTTAATAATTAATAAAATGATAAGGAATAAGTAACAGTGAATATTTTTAATAGTTATTTATTATTCTCTATTCTTTTTATTCCATATCCTTAAAAAGAGGAATAACTTTTAGTTTTTCGTTTTCGCTTTTCAACTATATAAAATATCTCTTTATTTTTTGCTTGTTTTATGTTACCCTATCCTTATGCAAGATAACTTAGAGCAGCTTTTAACAGATATTTGTAAAGGGTTACAAAATTATATCGCCGGCATTGGTTTTACTAAAGTCCATTTAGGGTTAAGCGGCGGCTTAGACAGCGCCTTAGTGGCCGCATTGGCTTGTTTTAGTTTAGGGCCGGCTAATGTAAAAGGATTTTTACTGCCCAGCCGCTATAGCAGCCGGCATAGTCTTGATGATGCTTTAGCTTTAGCCGATAATTTACAGATTAGCCACGATACCATAGCCCTAGAGAGCGTTCACCAAAGTCTTGAGCAACTGCTAAGCCCGCACTTTAGCTTAACCGGACTGCCCGATGAAAATTTGCAGGCTCGCTTACGCGGCGTTATTTTAATGGCTTACTCTAATAGTACCGGCAGTCTCTTACTTTCTACCAGCAATAAAAGCGAGCTGGCCGTAGGTTACGGCACTTTATACGGTGATATGTGCGGTGGGTTAAACCCTATTGGGAACCTTTATAAAACCGAAGTTTATGCTTTATGCCGCTATATTAATAAAATAAAAGGCAATGTTATACCTAATAATATCCTAACCAAAGCCCCTTCTGCCGAGCTGCGGCCAAACCAAAAAGATAGCGATAGTCTGCCCGATTACCCTACCTTAGATAATATTTTAAAATTATATTTAGATAAAAACCTATCTTTAGAGCAAATTACAGCGGCCGGTTACAATTACGAGGTAGTAAGCAAGATAATTAAGTTAAATAAAAATAATTTGTTTAAGACGGCACAAAGCCCGCCTATCTTAGAATTAAGAGGGGTTGTACTTTAATTATTAATTTTTACTTCTTAATTATAATTAAATAAAGGTATTTTATGACGCAATATTTAATAGCCCTCGATCAAGGCACAACTAGTAGCCGCACTATCATCTTTGATAAGCAAAGTAAGATAGTTGGCTTAGCTCAAAAAGAGTTTAAACAAATTTACCCGCAACCGGGCTGGGTAGAGCACGACCCATACGAAATTTGGGCCAGCCAGTTAGCCACTCTAAAAGAGGTTTGTAAAAGCGCCGGCATAACGGCCAAGCAAATAGCCGCCATCGCCTTAACCAACCAGCGCGAAAGTACCCTTGTATGGGATAAAACTACGGGTGAACCTATCTATAACACTATTGTGTGGCAGTGCCGCCGCACCGCCGGCCACTGTGATGAGCTTAAAGCCAAAGGTTTTGACAAAGTAATTAAAGATAAAACGGGGTTAATTATTGACGCTTATTTTTCGGCCACTAAGCTTAGCTGGCTACTGGATAATATAGCAGGCGCCCGGGTTAAAGCCGAAAGCGGACAATTACTTTTTGGCACGGTAGATAGCTGGTTGTTATGGCAGCTTACTAAAGGCGAGGTGCACGCTACCGATTATAGCAACGCCAGCCGTACTATGCTCTTTAATATTCATACATTACAATGGGATAACGATTTACTTAAAGAATTTAATATCCCGCTGCAAATGTTACCGCAGGTAAAACCCTCTAGCTATCTTTATGGTTATAGTGCCGCCGAGTTTTTAGGGCACGAAATACCCATTAGCGGCGTAATTGGCGACCAACAGGCAGCTCTTTTTGGACAAGGTTGCTTTGAGGCGGGAGCCGTTAAAAATACTTACGGCACGGGCTGCTTTATCTTAATGAATACCGGCGCTAAAGCGATAAACTCGCAGAATGGCCTTATCACCACCATTGCTTGGGGAGTAAATAACCAAATTGATTACGCCTTAGAGGGCAGTATCTTTGTGGCAGGGGCGGCCATTCAGTGGTTACGCGACGAACTACAGCTGCTAACCGATGTGGCCGCCAGTGAAAGTTATGCTACAGCGGTAAACGATAACGGTGGGGTTTATGTCGTGCCGGCCTTTGTGGGGCTAGGTGCACCTTATTGGCAGCAGCACGTCAGCGGTCTTATTACCGGGTTGCGGCGCAATAGCAGCAAAGCCCATCTTATTAGGGCTACTTTAGAATCTTTAGCCTATCAAAGTTGCGATGTCATTAAAGCTATGCAAGCCGATGCCGCTATTCCTCTTAAACATTTGTATGCCAACGGCGGGGCTAGCAACAATAATTTTTTAATGCAATTTCAGGCTGATATTTTAAATACCGAAGTTATCCGTCCTGCTATTACCGAAAGCACAGCTTTAGGCGCCGCCTATTTAGCCGGCTTAGCCGTAGGTTATTATAAAGATAAAGCCGATATTATTAAAAATATTACCGCTACCGGTACTACCTTTAAACCGCTAATAGACGATAATTACCGTACTAAGCTGCTTAACGGCTGGCAGCAAGCTATTAAACAAGCTCTTACTTAATTGTTAAAAATATTTACTCATCTTTAATAACTAGTTGATTAGTATCGTAAAGCACCTGGGCATGATTGGCTTTAATCTCTTTATCTTCCATAGTGTTACCGGTTTTTACATCAACCACACGGCGGTAAATATTATTGTTACGGTAAACTACTCCTTGCTCGCGTGAGAAAAATTCTTGCTGAGCTTTAATATGGTAGCGATAAGGCAGTAACTGGTTAGCGCGCAGCTCGGCACAAAGGTGGTGCTCATCGCACCATACCAATAATTGAAAAGTTAAAGCTGTGTTGTTAGCAAAACGGTAATCTAAATAATTATACATAATGGAGGTGCCGCAGCCAAAAGGAATTTGGCGGCCGTAATCGGGAAATAAATCGATAGCATCGTGGTGGTGGTGCTCTGTAATCTCAAGCGGGCTGTGCAAAACCAGCCAATGAATAAGGTTAGTAAACTGGCAAAGCCCGCCGCCAATACCGCTGCTAGGTGCACCTTTAGCAATAACTAAGCCCTCTTTGTAGCCTTTGCGAGCAGTAACTGCTCCTACCAAATACCAGAACGAAAAAATTTGACCGGGTTTAATAATAATACCATTTACTTTTTGGCTGGCCAACTGTAAATTGACAGCTTTATTTTCTTGTAATGTCATATCAACATTCCCAAGCTTGCGCCTTATTAAAGATTTATGGCTATAAACTACGACCGGCAGCGGCTGTATTTCTTTAACTTTAGCTAAACGATAACCTTTAAAAAAATTTTGCCAATGCCGTTTAAGACAGCATTTATATACCGATAAACGATAAGTTAAAGATGAATATTCGCAAAATAATTTTCTGGCCAAAATCAATAACCTCTTTAAACCGTTATAAGAGATAGTATACCACAAAATAGTAACTATCGGCGTAATTAAATAATATTAAAAACTAACCTACTTGTAACTATATTATGTTATCCCACTTAAGCAAGACTAATATTTGACATTCCTTGAAATATCTGTTAAATTTAATTAAAAGCAGGAGTGTTTATGGCTTATCAAATACAATTACTAAAAAATTTTGCTGTTTTGCCTAATTGGGAAGATAAATTAGGAGAACTAATTACTTTAGCTAACACAGAGGACTGGACATTTAAAAAGCCAGTTTTAAGTAAAAAAGGTAACGAAATAACATATCCTATTTTAAGAAACTATTTAGACCACACTTTTAATAAAGTTAAAAATGATTATGACCAAGCAAGTGATATGAACAAGAATAAGTATTTCTTAATATCGGAGGATATAGCTTGTTTTGATACTGGCCTCTTTACAAAATACTATGAAAGAATTTTTGCTTTTTTTGAAAAAAATAGAAACCCACTCAAGTACCAATGGGTTTTCATTGGCTTTAAAAAAGAAAGCGACCACAATTTTCAAAATGTTACTCGTTTATATAAGTTACCAGAACGTGCCAACTATTTTTCTAACGTTTCTGAGTTGATTTATGATTACAGATTGCCTATTCAGCCACCATCTGCAGAGCATGTATTAGAGGATATTGACAATTTTGAAAGAATACCTATAGAAATAAGGAATAATCGCCGTAAAAATGATATATACCAATCATTAGTAGGAGCTGTAAAAAATGTTGAAAAACGCTTAGCTGGTAACTATAAAATTGCCATACCTCAATACTTTCAAAATAAAATACAACTGTTAATCCCGATTGATTTAGGAGCAGAAAAAGTAAACTTGGCTTTAGCTTTAAATAAATACGAAAACTATTATTCTGGTAGAACGCTTTTGACTTTAGAAATGGCTTACAATAATGCCCGTTTAATTGTTAAGCCTGAAAGTGATTGGCTTTTACCGTAAAAATAAAAATGTGCAAATGTGCATTTATGTATTGACATAAATTAGTAGCGGTGTTATATTATGTATGTAGCAAGTATCTGTTACATACATGTAAACTTTTTATCAGTATTTTCTGATTATAGAAACTTCCATAAACATTTTTTTAACTACAAAGTTTTTATCTCAAAAGCCTCCTAACGGAGGCTTTATTTTTTACTAAACTCTTTTAATTTTATAGACAAACTCCTCTCCTTATACTATACTACCCCCATGCCAAAATTTGAAGTTATTGCCCCTTATCAACCTATGGGCGACCAGCCGCAGGCTATTGCCAAAATTAGCGAAGCCCTTAAACGCGGCGACAAATACCACACTATGAAGGGCGTAACCGGCAGCGGCAAAACCTACACGATGGCCAAAATTGTAGAGTCCGTACAAAAACCCACACTGGTGATGAGCCATAACAAAACCCTCGCCGCCCAGCTTTACCGCGAATTTAAAACTTTCTTACCTAATAACGCCGTTGAATATTTTGTAAGTTATTACGACTATTACCAGCCCGAAGCTTACGTAGCTGCCCGCGACCTTTATATAGAAAAAGAAACCGACATTAACAAAGAAATTGAACGCATGCGTCTTGCCGCTACCACTAGCCTGATGGAGCGTGAAGATGTATT
Protein-coding regions in this window:
- a CDS encoding PUR family DNA/RNA-binding protein, producing the protein MPLTAKLCYSNRTMGVRGEIFSITTFAGDKTYFFNIKENRYKNIYMTIAESVRKANGGFERFQLAVFEEDFAFFSVMLWKAEELIEQNITSWEDKLTAKSGKRFYSFKLEPAIRKWPACLTITEHKNDEDVKNNRVIKLFKDNVTNFSIGFNKCRAYKEGGHANLNKPYNPNKS
- the nadE gene encoding NAD(+) synthase codes for the protein MQDNLEQLLTDICKGLQNYIAGIGFTKVHLGLSGGLDSALVAALACFSLGPANVKGFLLPSRYSSRHSLDDALALADNLQISHDTIALESVHQSLEQLLSPHFSLTGLPDENLQARLRGVILMAYSNSTGSLLLSTSNKSELAVGYGTLYGDMCGGLNPIGNLYKTEVYALCRYINKIKGNVIPNNILTKAPSAELRPNQKDSDSLPDYPTLDNILKLYLDKNLSLEQITAAGYNYEVVSKIIKLNKNNLFKTAQSPPILELRGVVL
- the glpK gene encoding glycerol kinase GlpK gives rise to the protein MTQYLIALDQGTTSSRTIIFDKQSKIVGLAQKEFKQIYPQPGWVEHDPYEIWASQLATLKEVCKSAGITAKQIAAIALTNQRESTLVWDKTTGEPIYNTIVWQCRRTAGHCDELKAKGFDKVIKDKTGLIIDAYFSATKLSWLLDNIAGARVKAESGQLLFGTVDSWLLWQLTKGEVHATDYSNASRTMLFNIHTLQWDNDLLKEFNIPLQMLPQVKPSSYLYGYSAAEFLGHEIPISGVIGDQQAALFGQGCFEAGAVKNTYGTGCFILMNTGAKAINSQNGLITTIAWGVNNQIDYALEGSIFVAGAAIQWLRDELQLLTDVAASESYATAVNDNGGVYVVPAFVGLGAPYWQQHVSGLITGLRRNSSKAHLIRATLESLAYQSCDVIKAMQADAAIPLKHLYANGGASNNNFLMQFQADILNTEVIRPAITESTALGAAYLAGLAVGYYKDKADIIKNITATGTTFKPLIDDNYRTKLLNGWQQAIKQALT
- a CDS encoding VanW family protein, with the translated sequence MARKLFCEYSSLTYRLSVYKCCLKRHWQNFFKGYRLAKVKEIQPLPVVVYSHKSLIRRKLGNVDMTLQENKAVNLQLASQKVNGIIIKPGQIFSFWYLVGAVTARKGYKEGLVIAKGAPSSGIGGGLCQFTNLIHWLVLHSPLEITEHHHHDAIDLFPDYGRQIPFGCGTSIMYNYLDYRFANNTALTFQLLVWCDEHHLCAELRANQLLPYRYHIKAQQEFFSREQGVVYRNNNIYRRVVDVKTGNTMEDKEIKANHAQVLYDTNQLVIKDE
- a CDS encoding DUF3825 domain-containing protein; the protein is MAYQIQLLKNFAVLPNWEDKLGELITLANTEDWTFKKPVLSKKGNEITYPILRNYLDHTFNKVKNDYDQASDMNKNKYFLISEDIACFDTGLFTKYYERIFAFFEKNRNPLKYQWVFIGFKKESDHNFQNVTRLYKLPERANYFSNVSELIYDYRLPIQPPSAEHVLEDIDNFERIPIEIRNNRRKNDIYQSLVGAVKNVEKRLAGNYKIAIPQYFQNKIQLLIPIDLGAEKVNLALALNKYENYYSGRTLLTLEMAYNNARLIVKPESDWLLP
- a CDS encoding DEAD/DEAH box helicase family protein, giving the protein MPKFEVIAPYQPMGDQPQAIAKISEALKRGDKYHTMKGVTGSGKTYTMAKIVESVQKPTLVMSHNKTLAAQLYREFKTFLPNNAVEYFVSYYDYYQPEAYVAARDLYIEKETDINKEIERMRLAATTSLMEREDVLIVSSVSCIYGLGNPGSFKDMRLMLHPGDTLKPEIIIDRLIQMQYGRDDITFSPGNFRKRGDSLDVYLAYYDEAYRIEFDFDTIASIKQIHPLTAAILGTRDYLTIYPAK